A segment of the Candidatus Coatesbacteria bacterium genome:
TGCTCTGCACCGCCGCCGAGCCGCTGGAGTTCACCCGGCTGCTCAAACGGTTGCAGTTGACCAAGGGCAACCTGGCCCTGCACCTGCGCAAGCTGGAGGAGGCCGGCTACCTCAAGGTCCACAAGGAATTCGTCGAGCGCATCCCCCGCACCACCTACATCCCGACGACGACGGGCCGCCGGGACTTCACCGCCTACCTGGGCCTGCTGGAGGAGATCATCGCCGGGGCCCGGGAGGATGAGGAGGAGGAGAAGTGAGTATGAGCGCCCGCCCCCCCCGCCAAACACCCGGCCGCCCACACCTCACCCGCGCCGCCGTCTTGGAGCGCCGGGCGTTGGAGGAAGCGATGGCTTTTCTTGGCCGTCAAAGTTTGCACTACAAACTAGTATGCGGGCCCCGCAACAACCCCCGCAACCGTTGACCAACGGGAGGAAACCAGCATGATCTCGGTGAAGAATCTCCACTTCCGCTACGCCAAGGACGGGGACGAGGCCGTCGCCGGTATCGACTTCGAGGTCGCCCCGGGCGAATGCTTCGGCTTCCTCGGCCCCAACGGCGCCGGCAAGTCCACCACCATCAAATTGTTAACGGGTCAACTGCCCCTGCAGACCGGCCGGGTGAGCATCCTCGGCCACGACCTGGCCAACCCCGGTGTCGAGTACTTCGAGCAGATCGGCGTCAGCTTCGAGCTGCCCAACGTCTATGACAAGTTCAGCGTGCTGGAGAACCTGGAGTTCTACCGCCGGCTCTACTCCGGCGACACCCGGAAGCCCCAGGAGCTGCTGGAGCTGGTCGGCCTGACCGACGCCGCCGACAAGCGCGGCTCCGAGTGCTCCCGCGGGATGCTCCAGCGTCTGGTCTTCGCCCGGGCCCTGATCCCCAAGCCCCGGGTGCTGTTCCTCGACGAGCCCACCGGCGGGCTGGACCCGGATATCGCCCAGGTC
Coding sequences within it:
- a CDS encoding helix-turn-helix domain-containing protein, producing the protein MDDAVKIFNLNPVLHQRTRMAIMSLLCTAAEPLEFTRLLKRLQLTKGNLALHLRKLEEAGYLKVHKEFVERIPRTTYIPTTTGRRDFTAYLGLLEEIIAGAREDEEEEK
- a CDS encoding ATP-binding cassette domain-containing protein; this encodes MISVKNLHFRYAKDGDEAVAGIDFEVAPGECFGFLGPNGAGKSTTIKLLTGQLPLQTGRVSILGHDLANPGVEYFEQIGVSFELPNVYDKFSVLENLEFYRRLYSGDTRKPQELLELVGLTDAADKRGSECSRGMLQRLVFARALIPKPRVLFLDEPTGGLDPDIAQVIRRAIQHQIDDGVTVFLTTHNMYEADSLCDRVAFIHRGALAAVDTPHDLKLALGERMVEVEVVEDGRSATRELSLDDEADRERLGRWLAAGRIVTMHTKEATLEDAFVKLVGQRL